The following is a genomic window from Candidatus Nezhaarchaeota archaeon.
GTCCAGGCGCTCGGCGAGAGGTAATTTAAAGAGGGGGAGTATGACGCGATGTATCTGCGAGGGCCTCGGCGATGAGGCTGTTCGACGCTGTGCGAAGGTATTGGGACGACCGAGGGGCCCAGATCTACGATAGGCTAACAGAGTGGACTAACCGAGAGAAGCTGAAGAGCACGTTGCTTAGGCACTTAAACGTAGACAAGGACGGGGTGGTGCTCGACCTTGGGACGGGCACAGGCCTACTTGCCTTACTGCTAGCTGAGGTAGGCTACAGGAGGATCATAGGCTTAGACATAAACGAGCACATGCTGCGCGTAGCGAAGAGGAAGCTAGCGAGGTACTCAGTGGAGCTGGTGCAGGGCGATGGGATGCGCTTACCTATCGCGGACGGCTCTGTAGATGCTGTTGTGAGCAAGTCCGCCCTCTGGATGATGCCTAGCCCAGAGAGGGCGGTGGAAGAGATGGTGAGGGTGACGAGGCCCGGGGGGTTAGTCTTAGCGCTTGAGAGCAGCGGCGTCAGCAAGTTGAGGAGGCCATCGCCTTGGATATATCTCTCAGGATCCCCTATTAGGCACCTGTACCTATTTTACCTAGAGAAGGTCCTCGGTAGAGGCAGGGGCCTTACAGTAGAACAGTTCTGGAGGGAGCTAAGGGAGAAGCTTCCGCT
Proteins encoded in this region:
- a CDS encoding methyltransferase domain-containing protein, yielding MRLFDAVRRYWDDRGAQIYDRLTEWTNREKLKSTLLRHLNVDKDGVVLDLGTGTGLLALLLAEVGYRRIIGLDINEHMLRVAKRKLARYSVELVQGDGMRLPIADGSVDAVVSKSALWMMPSPERAVEEMVRVTRPGGLVLALESSGVSKLRRPSPWIYLSGSPIRHLYLFYLEKVLGRGRGLTVEQFWRELREKLPLYSLDEYAQLFKRKGLVQVYRTGEEDYRTLREKLLLGGYKLALIRGVKPEGGRVDVSRGQEQGEDWLLKILACPLCYSGLAAGKEEYRCERCGRAYPIVDGIPALLPPEDLLR